In Coregonus clupeaformis isolate EN_2021a chromosome 15, ASM2061545v1, whole genome shotgun sequence, one genomic interval encodes:
- the morf4l1 gene encoding mortality factor 4-like protein 1 isoform X2, with protein MAPKQDPKPKFQEGERVLCFHGPLLYEAKAVKTNIKEKQIKYFIHYSGWNKNWDEWVPESRVLKYVDSNLQKQKELQKANQHYDVEGKMRGVAPSKKIAAVQQKNVDLKAKKTKLKTPGAGEGTSTGEMPQPPRKKRARVDPTVESEETFINRVEVKVKIPEELKPWLVDDWDLITRQKQLFHLPAKKNVDTVLEDYASYKKSRGTSESKEYAVNEVVAGIREYFNVMLGTQLLYKFERPQYAEILADHPDTPMSQVYGAPHLLRLFVRIGAMLAYTPLDEKSLALLLNYLQDFLKYLVKNSSLFSASDYEVAPPEYHRKAV; from the exons ATGGCGCCAAAACAGGACCCTAAACCTAAATTTCAAGAAG GTGAAAGAGTTCTGTGTTTTCATGGGCCATTGCTTTACGAAGCAAAG GCGGTGAAAACCAATATCAAGGAGAAGCAAATTAAGTACTTCATTCATTACAGTGGATGGAACAAAAA CTGGGATGAATGGGTTCCTGAAAGCAGAGTTCTCAAATATGTGGACAGCAACCTGCAGAAACAAAAAGAGCTTCAAAAGGCTAATCA GCATTATGATGTTGAGGGAAAGATGAGGGGTGTAGCACCGAGCAAGAAGATTGCTGCTGTGCAGCAGAAAAATGTTGATCT gaAAGCGAAAAAGACAAAACTAAAGA CACCAGGGGCTGGAGAAGGCACCAGCACAGGGGAGATGCCACAGCCACCGCGGAAGAAGAGGGCCCGTGTCGACCCAACTGTGGAGAGT GAGGAGACGTTCATCAACCGTGTGGAGGTCAAGGTGAAGATTCCTGAGGAGCTGAAGCCATGGCTGGTGGATGACTGGGACCTTATTACCAGACAGAAGCAG ctttttCACTTGCCCGCGAAAAAGAATGTGGATACTGTCTTGGAGGACTATGCAAGCTATAAGAAATCAAGAGGAACTTCAGAGAGCAA GGAGTATGCTGTGAACGAGGTGGTGGCAGGGATCAGGGAGTACTTCAACGTCATGCTGGGCACTCAGTTGCTCTATAAGTTTGAGAGGCCCCAGTACGCAGAGATACTGGCGGATCACCCCGACACACCCATGTCCCAGGTCTACGGGGCCCCGCACCTGCTCCGGCTCTTTG TGAGAATTGGAGCTATGCTGGCCTACACTCCCCTGGATGAGAAGAGCCTGGCTCTGCTACTCAACTATCTGCAGGATTTCCTCAA
- the morf4l1 gene encoding mortality factor 4-like protein 1 isoform X1 produces the protein MAPKQDPKPKFQEGERVLCFHGPLLYEAKAVKTNIKEKQIKYFIHYSGWNKNWDEWVPESRVLKYVDSNLQKQKELQKANQNADDDSKMGEHKKHYDVEGKMRGVAPSKKIAAVQQKNVDLKAKKTKLKTPGAGEGTSTGEMPQPPRKKRARVDPTVESEETFINRVEVKVKIPEELKPWLVDDWDLITRQKQLFHLPAKKNVDTVLEDYASYKKSRGTSESKEYAVNEVVAGIREYFNVMLGTQLLYKFERPQYAEILADHPDTPMSQVYGAPHLLRLFVRIGAMLAYTPLDEKSLALLLNYLQDFLKYLVKNSSLFSASDYEVAPPEYHRKAV, from the exons ATGGCGCCAAAACAGGACCCTAAACCTAAATTTCAAGAAG GTGAAAGAGTTCTGTGTTTTCATGGGCCATTGCTTTACGAAGCAAAG GCGGTGAAAACCAATATCAAGGAGAAGCAAATTAAGTACTTCATTCATTACAGTGGATGGAACAAAAA CTGGGATGAATGGGTTCCTGAAAGCAGAGTTCTCAAATATGTGGACAGCAACCTGCAGAAACAAAAAGAGCTTCAAAAGGCTAATCA AAATGCCGACGATGACTCGAAGATGGGAGAACATAAAAA GCATTATGATGTTGAGGGAAAGATGAGGGGTGTAGCACCGAGCAAGAAGATTGCTGCTGTGCAGCAGAAAAATGTTGATCT gaAAGCGAAAAAGACAAAACTAAAGA CACCAGGGGCTGGAGAAGGCACCAGCACAGGGGAGATGCCACAGCCACCGCGGAAGAAGAGGGCCCGTGTCGACCCAACTGTGGAGAGT GAGGAGACGTTCATCAACCGTGTGGAGGTCAAGGTGAAGATTCCTGAGGAGCTGAAGCCATGGCTGGTGGATGACTGGGACCTTATTACCAGACAGAAGCAG ctttttCACTTGCCCGCGAAAAAGAATGTGGATACTGTCTTGGAGGACTATGCAAGCTATAAGAAATCAAGAGGAACTTCAGAGAGCAA GGAGTATGCTGTGAACGAGGTGGTGGCAGGGATCAGGGAGTACTTCAACGTCATGCTGGGCACTCAGTTGCTCTATAAGTTTGAGAGGCCCCAGTACGCAGAGATACTGGCGGATCACCCCGACACACCCATGTCCCAGGTCTACGGGGCCCCGCACCTGCTCCGGCTCTTTG TGAGAATTGGAGCTATGCTGGCCTACACTCCCCTGGATGAGAAGAGCCTGGCTCTGCTACTCAACTATCTGCAGGATTTCCTCAA
- the rxfp3.3a1 gene encoding relaxin-3 receptor 1 yields the protein MTEGNHSSVGLLNWSLSDLDRFSSLEDIDVTADGTPILRVFICIVYSVVCAVGLVGNLLVLFFIRVKQERKKSRINFFVLNLAVTDFQFVLTLPFWAVDTALDFSWPFGDAMCKIISSVTVMNMYASVFFLTAMSVTRYWSVASSLKDRTRQKSCSAKWICVVLWVSATAATAPTSIFSTVTNVAGEKLCLLKFPDGQYWLAVYHLQKIIFAFVLPMAIVSVSYIMLLRFIRNRSMKTNNTKRRSQVTKSVTIVVLSFFLCWMPNHAITFWGVLVKLNVVHWDKSYYIVHTYVFPVTVCLAHANSCLNPVIYCLMREEFRKKLKDLLYRG from the coding sequence ATGACTGAAGGAAACCACAGTAGTGTAGGCCTACTGAATTGGTCCTTGTCGGACCTGGACCGGTTCAGTAGCCTAGAGGACATCGACGTGACAGCGGACGGGACTCCGATTTTGAGGGTCTTCATCTGCATCGTTTACTCGGTGGTGTGCGCTGTGGGCTTGGTGGGCAACTTACTGGTACTCTTCTTTATCAGAGTGAAACAAGAGAGGAAAAAATCCAGAATCAATTTCTTTGTACTTAACTTGGCAGTGACGGACTTCCAGTTTGTGTTGACTCTGCCGTTCTGGGCAGTGGACACCGCACTGGACTTCAGCTGGCCGTTTGGAGACGCCATGTGCAAAATCATCAGCTCCGTCACCGTTATGAACATGTACGCGAGCGTGTTCTTTCTGACTGCAATGAGCGTCACCCGATACTGGTCCGTCGCCTCCTCTCTAAAGGATCGAACTAGGCAAAAGTCCTGCTCTGCCAAATGGATTTGCGTGGTTCTTTGGGTTTCCGCAACAGCTGCGACGGCACCAACATCCATATTCTCAACGGTGACCAATGTAGCGGGGGAAAAACTCTGTTTGCTTAAGTTCCCTGATGGACAATATTGGTTAGCAGTTTATCACCTTCAGAAAATAATATTTGCATTTGTTTTACCCATGGCCATTGTTTCAGTCAGTTACATCATGCTTTTGCGATTCATCCGCAACCGCAGTATGAAAACAAACAACACCAAACGAAGATCACAAGTCACCAAATCTGTCACCATCGTGGTCCTGTCCTTCTTTCTTTGCTGGATGCCAAATCACGCCATCACATTCTGGGGCGTCCTTGTGAAATTGAATGTTGTGCATTGGGATAAATCTTACTACATAGTTCACACTTACGTATTCCCTGTGACTGTCTGCCTTGCGCACGCCAATAGCTGTCTAAACCCTGTCATTTATTGCCTAATGAGAGAAGAGTTCAGAAAGAAACTGAAAGATTTGTTATATCGCGGATAG